From the Candidatus Schekmanbacteria bacterium genome, the window TATTTGTTGGCAATGTCAATGGATCTCCACCGCTAATTAAAACATTGTTAATTTCTTTATGCGCTTTTATATAATTGACTGCTTCAGAAAATTTCTTCAGAACTTCGTCTGAGGACAATCCCACCATTCTTTTTCTGAAACAGTACCTGCAATAGTTTGCACATTTAACAGTCGCCAAAATCAGGGCAGTCTTTTCATATTTGTGTTGAAGTCCCTGCATCATCGTATTCTCTTTTTCTCCGCTTGTGTCATAGGAACCAAGAAGATGGAGCTCTTCTTCCGATGCAACAGCCATTTTTCTAATAGGGTCATCTATTTTGTCAGGATTCATAAGGGATAAATAGTAACGAGTAATCTTCATTGGATGGCGGGCAATTACTTGTTCAATCTTTTTTATGTCCGATTTAGGTATATAAATATATTTTGAGAGCTTTGATAGCGAAGTAATGCTCTCATCAAGTTCTTTTTTCCATACAGCTCTTTCCATAAATTTAGTCTCTAAAATTGAACAGTTGCTGAAATCACCATTTACTGTGTAAGAGGAAAAAATATCTAAAAAGAAATAGGAAATATCAATATGTTAATAAAAAAATTTTTGTTTTTTGTCTATAAGTTATTTTCTTTCTTTACCCTGCAGTCCTTTCTATCTTCCCTGCCAATCCAATTCGAAACAAATGAATTCTTCAACACTATAATAAATCGTCCAAAAAAGGAGAGAGTCAGCATAAAGGCATAGAAAAAAACCAATATGCTTCTCATATCAGGATAAAAGGAAACTCCAAAGATTTTCTTTATTCCAAAATAATCAGCAAATACTGCAATCATCATTCCAACCAATATACCTATCTCATTGATCGTAGCACCTGTTGAAGGCCATAATCTAAAAGCCCAAAGAAAATAATTCAACAAACTCGACTCCTTCTGCTTCTTATTTTGTTCAAAGAAGGAATTTTCATTTTTTGGAAAGTGAAAATTCACTCTCTTTCCCTTAAACTTTCCATAAATCGTTTGTTGGGCTGATGTAAAAATCATCTTATTAAAATGGTAAAAGGTTGCAAAAAGTACTCCTGCCACAAGAAGAGGAAGTTTTTTGTGTTCAAGATAAAGACCTGCCGAAAATCCACCCATAGCGCAAAAACTTACAATGTGATGGCTGATAGCATCTAAAAAAATTCCCTCATCGGAAAATTCATTTCTGCATCTTGCAATTTCTCCGTCAACACAGTCTGAAAGATACCAAATTTGAATCGACAAACTGCCTGCAATTGCTGTAATCATAGATGGATAAACATATAAAATCCCTCCAATGACACCAAGAATCATACCTACAAGAGTCACGGTATTCGCGCTAATAGATGTCCTCAAAAGCAGAGAGGAAACATAGGGTGATATTCTCCTCATTATCAGCCATGCATAAAACTGTTCATCCTCTTTCTTTTTTTGGCAATTTTCTCTTATGTATTTTGCTGTAAAATACATATCGCCTTTAATCCCAAAGGTTATTCACAATTTCCACTGC encodes:
- a CDS encoding CDP-alcohol phosphatidyltransferase family protein, which gives rise to MYFTAKYIRENCQKKKEDEQFYAWLIMRRISPYVSSLLLRTSISANTVTLVGMILGVIGGILYVYPSMITAIAGSLSIQIWYLSDCVDGEIARCRNEFSDEGIFLDAISHHIVSFCAMGGFSAGLYLEHKKLPLLVAGVLFATFYHFNKMIFTSAQQTIYGKFKGKRVNFHFPKNENSFFEQNKKQKESSLLNYFLWAFRLWPSTGATINEIGILVGMMIAVFADYFGIKKIFGVSFYPDMRSILVFFYAFMLTLSFFGRFIIVLKNSFVSNWIGREDRKDCRVKKENNL